CTTTTGGATCTTGCACCATGATGTTCTTGAAGAGAGAGGTATTCTTCGAGAGAACGTACAAGAAGTTATGAAGAATGCGGCAGGTTTGTAGCATATATTTACCCTTTGGCTAAAAGTCAAAGGGTAATTTCTTTTAGGGGGTATATTTGCTAGAATAAGAGGAAAGAAAACCGCTTACACTATGAAACTTATCTATAACAAAAGTCACGTTTCGGAGGAAGAGATTACAACGATAGGTGAACAGCTTTCCCCTTATGCGGAGCATTTGAAAGAGGTTCTGCAGCACGGATATGAGGACGAAGAATCATCCATCAACCTTCCCGGGGATAAGGAGCTTATGGAGAGCGTCGGTGCCGCACTGCGGGACAAGAACACTACGTCTCTTAAATATATTCTCGTCATTGGCATTGGCGGTTCAAATTTGGGCACCAAGGCGGTATACGACGCGCTGTATGGCCGTTTTGATATCTTGGAACCTTCACGTATGCCGAAGATGATCTTTCTTGATACCACCGACCCGGGCATACTTCTGCATCTGGAAAGTTTTTTTGATAAAGAAATAACAAGCGAGGAAGAGATCGTCATTAATGTCATCAGTAAATCAGGTGACACCACCGAGACGATCGTGAACGCGGAGCTCGTACTCGGCATGCTACGAAAAAAGTTTCCGGGTATCTTGGATCGGTTGGTGGTAACAACCGACTTCGGGTCTCTTCTGTGGAAAATTGCCGAAGCGGAAGACATTACACGTCTTTCTATTCCCGAAAAAGTGGGCGGAAGATATTCGGTCTTGTCTGCGGTCGGACTTTTCCCACTCGCGAAAGTGGGGATTAACGTGACTGCACTTTTGGACGGCGCGCGAAAGATGAGAGAGAAATGTTTATCTCTAGACATACGGGAGAACCCGGCGATGGTTTCGGCGGCGGTGCTTTTCACGAACTACCATTCAGGCAAAACGATCAATGATAATTTTATCTTTCATTCCGAGCTTGAATCTCTCGGCAAATGGTATCGGCAACTTTTGGGCGAGAGTATCGGGAAAGAACATGACAGGGACGGGAACGTGGTGCGTGTAGGCATTACCCCCACCGTTTCCATTGGTTCAACCGACCTCCATTCCGTGGGGCAATTGTATTTGGGCGGACCGGAGGATAAGATAACCACGTTCATTTTCGCGGAGTTTAGCAAGCGGGGCACTGTGGTCACCCCAGAGGTATTTGCGGGTGTTCTGGGGGGCATTTCCGGAAAAAAGCCCGCCGACGTGGCAGATGCAATCCTTAAGGGAGTCAAGATTGCGTATGAGAAGAAAGGATTGCCGTTCATGGAGGCATTACTCCCTGATATCACACCTGCTTCGCTTGGCGCGTTTATGCAGTTTAAGATGATGGAGATGATGTATCTAGGCCAGCTTTTTAATGTGAATCCTTTTGATCAGCCCAACGTGGAATTGTATAAAATTGAAACTAAGAATATTTTAAATGGTTAAACAAAAAACACCCCGATATCATCGGGGTGTTTTTTGTCGGTTAATTACTTGAGTTTTGACCTGCGGAGAAAAGCGGGTACGGAAGACCAGTCGTCATCGTCGCTCTCGGGCTTTACGTTTGACACCGACGGCTTCTGGATCTGTTGTTGGGGTTCAGTATTAATGGTGAGCACTCCTTTATCTTTCTTCACCTCTTTTCCTTTTGATTGAAAAAGTGTTTTTTCAGCAGCGCTTTCGGGAAAACCTGAAGCAATAACCGTGACCTTGATCTCTCCTTTCTTGAGTTTCTCATCCTTGATCGTTCCGAAGATCACCCTTGCCTCACTGTCAATGGATTCAGTGATGACACGCGCCGCGTCTTGGATCTCATGCATCGTGAGGTCATCGTTGCCGGCAATGGCAAAGAGTACTCCTCGCGCGCCGTGAATGGATACTTCAAGGAGGGGAGAATTGATAGCCGCCATGGCTGCGTTCTCAGCGCGTTTTTCTCCCGTCGCGGAGCCGATACCCATAAGTGCCGAGCCGGTATTTTCCATCACTGCTCTGATGTCCGCAAAGTCAACGTTGATGATGCCCGGCGTGGTGATGAGGTCTGAAATGCCTTCCACTGCTTGGCGCAGTACGTCATCACATATGGCGAATGCGTCTTTGGCGCTTGTGTTCTTGTCAACGGTCGCCAAGAGCCTGTCGTTGGGTATGATAATAAGCGCGTCAACTTCATCCCGAAGTTCCTGGATCCCGTCATTGGCAATCCGCATACGCTGGACTCCTTCAAAAGAGAATGGCTTCGTCACAATGCCGACGGTCAGCGCGCCTGATTCTTTCGCGACGCGCGCCACGACCGGTGCGGCTCCCGTGCCGGTGCCTCCGCCCATACCGCCAGCGATGAAGATCATATCAGCACCCTGCACGGCGCTCTGAATTTCTTCTTTTGTTTCTTCAGCGGCTCGCTTGCCGATATCGGGGTTCATACCTGAACCCAAACCTCGAGTGAGGTTCTTGCCGATGTGTATTTTTTTCTTTGCGAGAGAATGATGGAGATCTTGCGAGTCGGTGTTCATC
This genomic stretch from Patescibacteria group bacterium harbors:
- the ftsZ gene encoding cell division protein FtsZ, with amino-acid sequence MPKINPEIETFARIKVIGIGGSGKNAINHMIKSGVKGVDFVAMNTDSQDLHHSLAKKKIHIGKNLTRGLGSGMNPDIGKRAAEETKEEIQSAVQGADMIFIAGGMGGGTGTGAAPVVARVAKESGALTVGIVTKPFSFEGVQRMRIANDGIQELRDEVDALIIIPNDRLLATVDKNTSAKDAFAICDDVLRQAVEGISDLITTPGIINVDFADIRAVMENTGSALMGIGSATGEKRAENAAMAAINSPLLEVSIHGARGVLFAIAGNDDLTMHEIQDAARVITESIDSEARVIFGTIKDEKLKKGEIKVTVIASGFPESAAEKTLFQSKGKEVKKDKGVLTINTEPQQQIQKPSVSNVKPESDDDDWSSVPAFLRRSKLK